Proteins encoded in a region of the Dorea longicatena genome:
- a CDS encoding ParB/RepB/Spo0J family partition protein, with translation MPIKKKGLGKGLDSLIPDNKSMKSVTSEKTVESKEDAAAKSGVQVMKINEVEPNRDQPRKNFDEDALLELSDSIKQFGVLQPLLVRKRKDYYEIIAGERRWRAAKLAGVKEVPVIEKEYTDQEILEIGLIENIQRENLNPIEEAIAYKRLLEEFNLKQDEVAERVSKSRTAVTNSMRLLKLSDKVQQMIIDDMISTGHARALLAIDDPELQYTLANKIFDEKLSVRETEKLVKEIKNPKKPKEKKPVANSFIYQDLEEKMKSVFGTKVSIASKGKGKGKIEIEYYSDDELEHLFDMMMSIKRGE, from the coding sequence ATGCCAATAAAGAAAAAAGGATTGGGGAAAGGACTGGACAGTCTGATTCCTGATAATAAGAGCATGAAGTCTGTTACATCGGAAAAAACTGTGGAATCAAAAGAAGATGCAGCAGCTAAATCCGGTGTACAGGTAATGAAAATTAATGAGGTTGAGCCAAACAGAGACCAGCCGAGAAAGAATTTTGATGAAGATGCTCTCCTTGAACTTTCGGATTCGATTAAGCAATTTGGTGTGTTACAGCCATTGCTTGTTCGAAAAAGAAAAGATTACTATGAGATCATTGCGGGCGAAAGAAGATGGAGAGCTGCAAAACTTGCCGGAGTAAAAGAGGTTCCTGTGATTGAAAAGGAATATACAGATCAGGAAATTCTTGAGATAGGTTTGATTGAGAACATTCAGAGAGAAAACTTGAATCCGATTGAAGAAGCAATTGCATACAAGAGACTTCTGGAGGAATTCAATCTGAAACAAGATGAAGTCGCAGAGAGAGTATCGAAGAGCAGAACAGCCGTAACGAACTCTATGCGTTTGCTGAAACTTAGTGATAAAGTTCAACAGATGATCATTGACGACATGATTTCAACGGGACATGCAAGAGCATTGCTGGCCATTGATGATCCTGAGCTTCAGTACACACTGGCAAATAAGATATTTGACGAAAAACTCAGTGTAAGAGAAACTGAGAAATTGGTCAAAGAAATAAAAAATCCAAAGAAGCCGAAAGAAAAGAAACCGGTGGCCAATTCATTTATTTACCAGGATCTGGAAGAGAAAATGAAGAGTGTATTTGGAACAAAGGTAAGTATAGCATCAAAAGGAAAGGGAAAAGGTAAGATAGAGATAGAATATTATTCAGATGACGAATTAGAACATCTGTTCGATATGATGATGAGCATTAAAAGAGGAGAGTAA
- a CDS encoding ParA family protein, producing the protein MGRVIAVANQKGGVGKTTTAINLSACLAEKGQKVLAIDMDPQGNMTSGLGIDKDEVEKNIYDLMIGQAGVDEVLQKEAIENLDVIPTSIDLSAAEIELIGVDDKEFIIRNAVQPIKDDYDYIIIDCPPSLSMLTINAMTTADSVLVPIQCEYYALEGLSQLIHTVELVKERLNPVLEIEGVVFTMYDARTNLSLQVVENVKENLQQNIYKTIIPRNIRLAEAPSYGMPINLYDPKSTGASAYQRLADEVMNRE; encoded by the coding sequence ATGGGACGAGTTATAGCCGTTGCGAACCAAAAAGGTGGCGTTGGAAAAACAACGACAGCTATTAATCTGTCGGCATGTCTTGCTGAAAAAGGACAAAAGGTTCTTGCTATTGATATGGATCCGCAGGGCAATATGACGAGTGGATTAGGAATAGACAAAGATGAAGTTGAAAAGAATATCTATGATCTTATGATTGGTCAGGCTGGTGTAGATGAAGTTCTGCAAAAGGAAGCAATTGAAAATCTGGATGTGATACCGACAAGCATTGACCTCTCGGCTGCTGAAATTGAACTGATCGGTGTGGATGATAAAGAATTTATTATAAGAAATGCAGTTCAGCCGATCAAAGATGATTATGATTATATCATTATTGATTGTCCGCCATCGTTAAGTATGCTGACGATCAATGCAATGACAACAGCAGATTCTGTACTGGTTCCGATTCAGTGTGAGTATTACGCACTTGAAGGGTTGAGTCAGTTAATACATACAGTGGAGCTTGTAAAAGAAAGGCTGAATCCTGTTCTGGAGATTGAAGGAGTTGTATTTACTATGTATGATGCACGAACCAATCTTTCACTCCAGGTAGTGGAAAATGTAAAGGAAAACCTGCAACAGAACATCTATAAGACGATTATTCCTAGAAATATCCGATTGGCTGAAGCACCAAGTTATGGTATGCCGATTAATCTGTATGATCCAAAGTCTACAGGAGCAAGCGCATATCAGAGACTGGCGGATGAAGTTATGAATAGAGAGTAA
- a CDS encoding alpha/beta fold hydrolase, translated as MNWKKTLLFISTAIGTTTLAFHVINKFIFNASDEHSEEDESNYYNWKFGNIYYKKEGTGSPVLLIHDLNHYSSSMEWDKVIGTLSKEHTVYTIDLLGCGKSDKPAITYTCYLYVQLLTDFIRDIIGEKTDIVATGASASFVTAACQNIADQIDHIILVCPESTHALAKAPNHKSKLLAKIINIPIYGTFIYNVGARNTALSDSAECKYLYASILGHYTTVNVAHCLEGLTTSIAVITGKNAPETSQKATEYCHILPSIEHLEVPGSGLLPQRENVNAFLEQLDLLLSDNC; from the coding sequence ATGAACTGGAAAAAGACATTATTATTCATCTCAACAGCAATTGGAACGACAACCTTAGCATTCCATGTAATAAATAAATTCATATTCAACGCCTCCGATGAACATTCAGAAGAAGATGAATCCAATTACTATAATTGGAAATTTGGAAATATATATTATAAAAAAGAAGGAACTGGTTCTCCGGTTCTTCTTATTCATGATCTGAATCATTACAGTTCTTCTATGGAATGGGATAAAGTAATCGGTACTCTTTCCAAAGAACACACAGTATATACGATAGACCTTCTCGGATGCGGCAAATCCGACAAGCCCGCAATTACATATACCTGCTATCTGTATGTTCAACTGCTTACTGATTTTATTCGTGATATTATAGGTGAAAAGACAGATATCGTAGCTACCGGGGCTTCAGCCTCCTTTGTAACAGCTGCCTGTCAGAATATAGCCGACCAGATTGACCATATTATTCTGGTTTGTCCGGAAAGCACACATGCACTTGCAAAAGCTCCAAATCACAAATCAAAACTACTTGCAAAGATAATAAATATCCCTATATATGGAACATTTATTTATAATGTTGGCGCACGCAACACCGCTCTTTCCGACTCAGCAGAGTGTAAATATCTCTACGCCAGCATTTTAGGACATTACACAACTGTAAATGTTGCCCACTGTCTCGAAGGACTTACAACCTCAATTGCAGTAATCACAGGTAAAAACGCACCAGAAACATCACAAAAAGCCACCGAATACTGCCACATACTTCCATCTATCGAACACCTCGAAGTCCCAGGCAGCGGATTACTTCCACAACGCGAAAATGTCAATGCATTCTTGGAGCAACTAGACCTACTATTAAGTGACAACTGCTAA